From one Nematostella vectensis chromosome 7, jaNemVect1.1, whole genome shotgun sequence genomic stretch:
- the LOC5504191 gene encoding glia maturation factor beta, whose protein sequence is MSQGVKICDVDPELVKNAKKFRLRKEKTNAALIMKIDVEKQVIKEDELHEDISIDDLRDELPEHLPSYVLFSYCYKHDDGRVSYPLCFIFISPQGCKPELQMMYAGSKLNLIKELDATKIFELRSLEELTEDWLKSKLAFFR, encoded by the exons ATG TCTCAAGGAGTAAAGATATGTGATGTAGACCCCGAGCTGGTGAAGAACGCTAAAAAGTTCAGACTTCGCAAAGAAAAAACTAACGCCGCTTTGATAA TGAAAATTGATGTTGAGAAACAGGTTATAAAAGAGGATGAGCTCCATGAG GATATTTCCATAGATGACCTCCGAGATGAGCTGCCAGAACACTTACCTTC ATATGTGTTGTTTAGTTATTGCTATAAACATGACGATGGTAGAGTGTCATATCCACTTTGCTTCATATTCATCTCACCCCAAG GATGCAAGCCTGAGCTGCAAATGATGTATGCAGGATCCAAACTCAATTTGATCAAAGAATTAGATGCTACTAAG atCTTTGAATTGAGGTCTCTTGAAGAACTAACTGAGGATTGGCTCAAATCAAAACTAGCTTTTTTTAGGTAG
- the LOC5504188 gene encoding melatonin receptor type 1A, translating to MDSTQESFKILQSQLSARGQLRSTTEAAIYCLLIFIGIIGNSMVLNIVFKKRNTRKVLLLCIGALALVDVLMLTLGCWQIVVTLAFGTWQLGDFICQLEGFCVFGFCCLSILLLTITAINRSFQVVDTKFYGSIFTVKRTQLFILLAYVLGILNPIQYLAFGERYTFHPGKCFCFQENKVSPSAMFYLVGYIALPIPVITVCYFRIFRTIRRHKIRVTFLRQSNNSVAGPNVEDIKATRTLFLTLMGFLCCWTPVLIIDIIDLIRGFSLQHREIYVAYTFLGTLSSCINPFIYGVMNSMFRGEYKKILRMICFVWNTEEESISRVRSVITNNGWVRERVLVIEIQN from the coding sequence ATGGATTCGACGCAAGAAAGTTTCAAAATTCTACAAAGTCAGCTTTCTGCTCGCGGGCAACTTCGTTCTACCACAGAGGCAGCAATTTATTGCTTGCTAATCTTTATTGGAATAATAGGGAATTCTATGGTGTTGAATATTGTATTTAAGAAAAGAAACACTCGAAAAGTGCTCTTGCTTTGTATCGGAGCCTTGGCTCTGGTAGACGTTCTTATGCTTACACTCGGTTGTTGGCAAATAGTTGTCACGTTGGCTTTCGGGACTTGGCAGCTCGGAGATTTTATCTGCCAGCTTGAAggattttgtgtttttggtttCTGCTGTCTGTCGATTCTGTTGCTGACCATCACAGCCATTAATCGGAGTTTTCAGGTCGTAGACACGAAGTTTTATGGCTCGATTTTCACTGTAAAACGTACACAACTATTTATTCTTCTTGCGTATGTATTGGGCATTCTGAACCCAATACAATACTTGGCTTTTGGTGAACGATACACTTTTCATCCTGGAAAATGTTTCTGTTTCCAGGAAAACAAGGTTTCACCAAGTGCTATGTTCTATCTTGTCGGATACATTGCTTTACCAATACCAGTCATAACGGTTTGTTATTTTCGGATATTTCGAACTATCCGAAGACATAAGATAAGAGTGACATTCTTGCGACAAAGCAACAACTCGGTCGCCGGACCAAATGTCGAGGACATCAAAGCGACACGAACTCTATTCCTGACTCTGATGGGCTTCCTATGTTGTTGGACACCGGTTCTAATCATTGATATTATTGATCTTATTCGAGGATTTTCTTTGCAACATCGGGAAATCTATGTCGCGTATACCTTTTTAGGGACTCTCTCCTCTTGCATCAACCCTTTTATATATGGCGTTATGAATTCTATGTTTAGAGGGGAGTACAAGAAGATTCTAAGAATGATATGCTTTGTATGGAACACTGAGGAAGAGTCAATATCACGAGTGCGAAGTGTTATTACAAATAATGGCTGGGTACGTGAGCGAGTGTTGGTCATAGAAATACAAAATTGA